A portion of the Tachysurus fulvidraco isolate hzauxx_2018 chromosome 8, HZAU_PFXX_2.0, whole genome shotgun sequence genome contains these proteins:
- the LOC113649545 gene encoding erythroblast NAD(P)(+)--arginine ADP-ribosyltransferase-like, which produces MAPDSVDDQFIGCAEETYKRIIDEVLGKKLNKNKHFNDTWNKYSDSTDNFTRIIKVYTSSMKEELYSKFNDSVRLGKNITPKNSNTEFHFLLTRAVQIHKLQSCVNVFRRTAVSFERPQINATMRFGRFASTSFSNDLEEFGNKSCFEINTCFGANISTISVLPDEEEVLVPPYEMFTITNITDKQNHMNCEVLYTLKSAGNCSCMDCELLKNQPRRHYSPHRNIR; this is translated from the coding sequence ATGGCACCGGATTCTGTTGATGACCAATTTATAGGTTGCGCTGAAGAAACATACAAACGGATAATAGACGAGGTCCTaggaaaaaagttaaataaaaataaacactttaatgaTACTTGGAATAAATACTCAGACAGTACTGATAATTTTACAAGAATAATAAAGGTCTACACCAGTTCAATGAAAGAAGAACTGTATTCAAAATTCAATGATTCTGTCAGATTAGGAAAAAACATTACCCCAAAAAATTCAAATACagaatttcatttcttgctaACACGTGCTGTACAAATTCATAAATTGCAgagctgtgttaatgttttCCGTAGAACCGCTGTTAGTTTTGAGAGACCTCAGATTAATGCTACAATGCGATTTGGCAGGTTTGCATCGACTTCATTTAGCAATGACTTGGAAGAATTTGGCAATAAATCCTGTTTTGAGATTAACACGTGCTTTGGTGCAAACATATCCACCATTTCTGTACTACCTGATGAGGAAGAGGTGCTAGTCCCACCTTATGAAATGTTTACTATAACAAACATTACTGATAAACAAAACCACATGAACTGCGAAGTCCTTTACACACTAAAGAGTGCGGGAAATTGTAGCTGTATGGACTGCGAGCTGCTTAAAAACCAACCCCGCCGACATTACTCCCCACATAGAAACATAAGGTAA
- the LOC113649541 gene encoding T-cell ecto-ADP-ribosyltransferase 2-like produces the protein MKQAVFILVILVIINTGAVLTKQKKTSALKLDMAPDSVDDQFIDCAEKNDKLINKVLKKELNKDRDFKNIWKKYPNITDNITRIIKVYTDPWGFHSKFNAAVSSGKKYYTKKFYYKAFYFLLTRAVQKYKEQSCVDVFRRTNVSFERPKINDVMRFGRFASTSGNKTMHKIFGNKSCFEINTCFGANITKLSATPKEEEVLVPPYEMFTITKITDKQNHMNCEVLYTLKSVGTFSCMNCEPLKKLY, from the exons ATGAAGCAAGCTGTTTTCATCCTTGTCATCCTTGTCATCATCAACACTGGAGCAGTTTTGACCAAACAG aaaaaaaccTCTGCTCTTAAACTGGACATGGCACCGGATTCTGTTGATGACCAATTTATAGACTGCGCTGAAAAAAACGACAAACTGATAAACAAAGTCCTAAAGAAAGAGTTAAATAAAGATAGagactttaaaaatatttggaagAAATACCCAAACATTACTGATAATATTACAAGAATAATAAAGGTCTACACCGATCCATGGGGATTCCACTCAAAATTCAATGCTGCTGTCagttcaggaaaaaaatattacaccAAAAAATTCTACTACAAAGCCTTTTATTTCTTGCTAACACGTGCTGTACAAAAGTATAAAGAGCAGAGCTGTGTTGATGTTTTCCGTAGAACCAATGTTAGTTTTGAGAGACCAAAGATTAATGATGTAATGCGATTTGGCAGGTTTGCATCGACTTCAGGAAATAAAACCATGCACAAAATATTTGGCAATAAATCCTGTTTTGAGATTAACACGTGCTTTGGTGCAAACATAACCAAACTTTCTGCGACACCTAAAGAGGAAGAGGTGCTAGTCCCACCTTATGAAATGTTTACTATAACAAAAATTACAGATAAACAAAACCACATGAACTGTGAAGTTCTTTACACTCTAAAGAGTGTGGGAACTTTTAGCTGTATGAACTGCGAGCCGCTTAAAAAGCTCTACTGA